TTCGCCAGTTGCTTGTCGAGTACGCCGTAAAGGCGCGCCGTCTCATCGATGTAGCGCTTGATCGCGTAAGGGATTTTCTCCGGCGCGAACTGGCTGAAGTGATGATTCTGCCCGGCCATCGGCCCCAGCCCGCCCATCTGCCAGAACAACCATTGCAGCGCCTGCTGGCGACCGCGCAGGTCCTTGGGCAGGAACTTGCCGGTCTTTTCCGCCAGGTACAGCAGAATCGCCCCGGACTCGAACAGCGACAGAGGTTCCCCGCCATCGGCTGGCTCATGATCGACGATCGCTGGAATTCTGTTGTTCGGAGAGATTTTCAGGAAATGCGGCTGGAACTGTTCGTTCTGGCTGATGTTGATCGGGTGCACGTTGTAAGGCAGGCCGGCTTCTTCCAGGAAAATCGAGATTTTGTGGCCGTTGGGGGTGGTCCAGTAATACAGGTCGATCATGAAGTACTCCACATCAAGAGACATTGTCAGGAATGGACAGCAACCGCGGGCATCAGGTCGTCCTGTTTGCGATCGAAGGCTTGTCTGCAGGAGGAGGTGATGCTGAAGTGCGTGAAATTCAATGACCTTGCGTGAGAATAGTCGGCATGGAGCTCAAGACCAACGCGGCACTGATCATCATCGATCAACAAAAAGGCATCCTGGAGCCCCGGCTCGGCCGGCGAAACAATCCTCAGGCTGAGGCGCGGATTCTGGAAGTCCTGGGTTATTGGCGTGAAACCGGGCGCCCGGTGATTCACGTCCAGCATCTGTCGCGTTCGCCGGACTCGGTGTTCTGGCCGCAGCAGTCGGGCGTGGAATTTCAGGAGCGGTTCCAGCCATTGGCCGGCGAGCAGTTGATTCAGAAACAGGTACCGGATGCGTTTTGTGCAACGGGGTTGGAGTCGGGATTGCGCGAGGCGGGGATCGATCAGTTGGTCATCGTTGGCGTAGCGACCCACAATTCGGTGGAGTCCACGGCGCGAACGGCCGGGAATCTGGGGTTCGAGACATGGGTGGCGGAGGATGCGTGCTTCACGTTCGACAAGGCGGATTACTTTGGTAATGCCCGTTCTGCCGAGGACGTGCATGCCATGTCGCTGGGGAATCTGCAGGGGGAGTATGCGACGGTTGTCAGCACGGCGCAGTTATTGAACGCAAACTGAAAAGCCTGTGCGTTAACTGACAAATTGAAGGTGAACAGTACGGCTGCCATCGCGGGCAAGCCCGCGATAGCGATTCAAGAGGCGAAGAATTTTTTCGCCTGAAACATCAAGCGCCGTGGCACTTCTTGAATTTCTTGCCATTGCCGCACGGGCAAGGATCGTTACGGCCGACGTCTTTCAAGGCGTTGCGTACCGGTTCCTGGTGCGCGTGGCCGCAGTTCGGGCCGTGAACATGGCCATGGTCGTGATCATGGTGGTCGTGATGGTCATGATCGTGGTTGCAGTCAGGGCCATGGACGTGGGGTTGCTGGGTCATCGGGTGTGCTCCGGAATTAAATCGGCGGGGATTATCACGCCTTTGCGCGCCAGGTGCACGTAGTGCGCGATGAACACACCGGTTTCCAGCTCACCTTCAAGACGATAGGGGATGGGTTGCTCGGGTTTTTTCAACAGTTTCACCAGATCCCGCACCTTCGGCCACAGGTTGGTGCGGATCGGCACTTTGAAATACGCGCTGCGCCTGGGGCTGACCGTAAACCAGTGTTCATGCTCGCCTTCGGTCAGCAGCATGTCGCCCAGGTGAATCCGGTATTCGAGGCCGCGTACCGTCAGGTCGCTGTCTCGAGGGTTGTCGACGCGAAAGAACAACAGGAAGCGTTGCTCCATCAGCTTCGCCCGGACTACTTCGACCTTGACCAGATGCACTTGAGGTTCCGGCTCATCGTCGCTGAACCAGGACGCACAGCCGCCAAGCCCGAGAAACAGGAGCAGGGTGAGCAGAAAAAGTGCGAATCGCCTGGTGATCATGGTTGTGTTTCTCCCTTGACCCCCAGTCTAGCCCTTCACGGATCACTTCAGCTCGCGAAATACCCCGCACAACACTTCTTGAACTTCTGCCCGCTGGCGCAAGGGCAGGCATCGTTGCGCCCGGCCTTGAGGGGCACGGTGGGGTCGATGAAGTACCAGTGGCCGGCGTTCTGTACGAACGACGAACGCTCGCGGTGGCTGTGTTCGCCGCTGCCGTCGTGCCAGCGTGCGGTGAACGTCACGAACGCGTGTTCCGGCTGACCGCCGAACACCTCGGAGCTTTCCACCTCCAGGCCCAGCCAGGTGCTCTTGGCGCTCCAGTCACTGATGGACTGACGATCGAGGCCGGTCTGTTGTGCCGGCAGGGTGGTCGCCACCAGATAGTCAATCAGCCCCAGCACATAAGCGCTGTAGCGCGACCGCATCAAGGCTTCGGCGCAGGGCGCCGGGTGACCGGCATGGTAATGACCGCAGCAGGCGTCGAGCAGGGTGCCGCTGCCGCAAGGGCAAATGGATGTACTCATTGCGTTACCACCAATATTTCCCGAAGTTTTCCGGATTGGCCCAGAACCGTGAGTTGAGCCAGTCGGGCACTTGTTTGTAGTCAAGCAGATCGTAGGTGAACAGGGTCAGCACCTGATCGTCGCGCTGGAAACGTTCACTGGCTTGCAGGGCCAGGGAGAAAAAGTCCGTCTCCTGCCAGCCGCTGGCCGGCAAGTCCGCCAGCACCGCAATGCGACTGGCATTGAGGTTGCGGATTCCGCCGAGCAAATTCAGACCCTCGCGTTTGGGCAAGTGTTCGAGGCAGTCGACCACCAGCGCCAGATCGAAGCGGCGCGCCGCCAGCTCGACCGGCAACGGCCCGGGCGCGGCATGGGCGACGCAGGTGTCCGGGTGCGCGAGCTTGAACGCTTCAAGCGCGGGAAACTCACTGGCGCCGATCAGCAACAGGCGCGGCGGGGCGTAGCGATCGAGCAAAGCGGCCAGCGCCTGCTGCGGCGTGCGCGAAGAAATACCTGAAATCATCAAAGATCCTCAATCAGAGCGCCAAGACTAGCCTGCCCAAACGCCCAGATATAGAGCGGCTTAGCGCCAAAAGTGCCGATCACCCGTGAACACGGGACAAAACAGGCATGGCCTATTGCTGGCGGAGATTAAAACTCGGGTCTTTACTCCCTGAATCGGTTCTAAGCCGATCCCTCAGGAGAAAACTAGATGAGCATAGTTCGGACAGCATTACCCTTGGTTCTGCTAACCAGTGTGTTGACTGGTTGCGCAGGTTTGCAGAAAACCGACTGGCCGACCTGTGCGGCAGTCGGCGGTGTAGTCGGTGCAGGTCTCGGCGCGACCGAGAGTTCGGCATGGGCGGGGTATGGCGCGCTGGCAATCGGCGGTATGGCCGCAGCCTATTGCTGGGTTCACGGTGATGGCGACGAAGACGGCGACGGCGTGCCGGACAGCCGCGACAAGTGTCCGGGTACGCCTAAAGGCGTGCAGGTCGATGCCGATGGCTGCCCACCACCAGTCCCTGCGCCAGTGGTTGAAGAGGTGGTTGTGGTCAAGGAAGAAACCATCGTCATCCGCGATGTTCACTTCCAGTTCGACAAAGCCACACTCACTCCTTCCGACAAGCTGGTACTCGACAAAGTCGCCACTCGCCTGAAACAGGAATCTACCACCGCACGCCTGACCGTCACTGGCCATACCGACAGCGTGGGCAGCGATGCCTACAACCAGAAACTGTCTGATCGTCGCGCGCACTCGGTGGTTGATTACCTCGTCAAGGATGGCGTGCCGCGCAGTAGCTTCGTGTCTGTGACCGGTGCCGGTGAAAGCCAGCCTGTTGCCGATAACAAAACCGCTGACGGCCGTGCGTTGAACCGTCGTACCGAAATCAAGATCGAGCGTTGAGTCCCTTCCGCTCCGCGGCTTGTGCAGTCGCGGATGCGGGTCTTTACTCCTGTGTGACCGGCATCTGCCGGTAACACAGGAGCTTTCAACCATGAGCCTTCTCCCCAGAACCCTCTTGCCGGTGCTGCTGCTTGGCGGCGTATTGACCGGTTGCGCGACTCACAGCGATGGCACTGCCCCCCTCAATCAACGTACCTGGCCTGTCTGCAGCGTTATCGGCGGTCTGGTCGGTGGAGGCCTGGGCGCTCTGGAGAGTAGCGGCTGGGCGGCGGGCGGAGCGGCACTGGGGATCTTGACCGGGGGCTTGATCTGTTATGCCCAGGACGGCGATGAAGACGACGATGGTGTATTCGATCGACGCGATCGCTGCCCTGATACCCCGGCCAATACCCCGGTTGAACATCATGGTTGTCCGTTGCCGCAATACCCGGCCAGCGTGAAACCTGTGCAAACCGAAGTCATCACTCTGAGCGATGCGGGCGACGTGCTGTTTGCCTTCAATAATTCCGACCTGACGCCCTCGATGCAAAGTCAGCTGGACGCGCTGATGCCCACACTGCAAAGCGCCGATGTGGTGAGCATTAAAGTGATCGGCCATACCGACAGCGTAGGTTCGGACACTTATAACCAGGCGCTTTCAGAACGACGCGCCAGCAGCGTGGCGGCTTACTTGTTGGGCATGGGCCTGGCGCCGAACAAACTCACCAGCGAAGGCCGGGGCGAAAGTCAGCCCGTGGCTGATAACGAAACAGACGAAGGCCGCGCGAAAAACCGTCGCGTGGAATTGCACATCAATCGCTGAGCCACGTGATAGAGCCGTCGGACAGCCATTTCGGTTGTTCCGATGGCCATTCGGCGGCCTTCATGAAGAATTTTCCGTTGCCCTCTGGCTTATCCCGCGTGGAAGCCGTTACTGTGCGCGCAAAGAATAATTCTCAACGGGGGCGCGTATGAAGGTGTTTTGGGGGCTGGGGAAGCTGTTGACCCTGCTGTTCTGGCTGGTGGTCCTGGTCAATCTGATGACGCCGTTTGTCAATCCGCTGCACCTGTTGGTCAATCTGGCCGGCGGTCTGTTGGCGTTCCTGCATCTTCTCGAGGCGGTGTTCTGTTTCCGCAGCCTCAGAGGTCGTGCCCACCCTTGGCGCGATCGCTTGAAGATTGTCTTTTTCGGTGTTTTCCACCTGCAAACCCTTCCGGCTCCCGCCGTCTCTAAGGCATCCCATGCGTAAACTCTGTCTGCTCGCCGCTTTCATCAGCCCGCTCGCCTGCGCCCAAGTGATCAGCGTCGAAACCAACTCGCTGATGCGCCTGCCCAACACTGTCAGCACCATGCAGCTGGAACGCCTGGAAGTGGCCGATTACGGCACGCTGCTGATTCCCTCGAACGTGACCGAAGTCACCGTGGGCGAATTGCACCTGGGGCGTGAAGCGCGGATCGCCATCGTGCCGAGCGAAAATGCCCTGGAGTTGAAGATCAACCGTGCCGAACTCTCCGAAGGCAGCCAGATCACCGCTCGCGGCGCGCCGGGCACTTACCTCAAGGCAGCCCGCTCGGGGCGCAATCTGAACGTGCAGATCAAGGCACTGAACGCACCGCAGTTGTCGCTCGATGCACGCGGCGGCGCAGGGGCGCCGGGTTTTGTCGGTCTCGATGGCGCCAACGGTCAGGCGCCGGGGTGCACTTGGGGCCAGGCTGGCCGCGGAGCGGATGGCAGTAATGGCAGCGATGGTCAGCCAGGTGCGCCGGGCGCGCTGGTCAGGCTGGAAGTGCCGCGGGACTATCCGGCGGAGCAGATCAAGGTTCAAGTGGCGGGCGGCGCGGGTGGTCTGGCCGGTCCTGGCGGCAAGCCGGGGGCGGGCGGCAAGGCCAAGGGATGCCTGGTGTACAAGGCCGATGGCGGCAAGAGCGGCAAACCTGGCGTGGACGGCCAGCCGGGGCCTGCGGGTGCGGCGGGCTCGGTAACTGTTCAGCGGTTGTAAGAACCACCGAGAACCCTTGTGGCGAGGGAGCTTTGTGGCGAGGGGATTTATCCCCGTTGGGCTGCGAAGCGGCCCCAATCCGGACTCCGCGTTGCCTGGTTTTACGACTGCTTCGCAGCCGAACGGGGATAAATCCCCTCGCCACGGAGTCCCTTACCACAAAGTTGGCGAAGCCTTAGAACATCGGCCGCGCCGCGGCAATGGCTACCAACACCAACCCAACGATCAGATTGATCCCCACCAGCTTGCGAATCCGCCCCAGCACCGCAGCTCCCGTCGGCCAGTCCTGCGCCGCCACCGCCGTGCGCAACTCGGGCAACAGCAACGCCTGAATCCGGATAAACAGCGCCGTCATCACCACGTACAAGCCCATCATCACCTGCACATAACGTGGCGCGGCCTCAAAACCGGCGTATTGCAGATGGATCATGCCCACCCCGCTGATCGGCAACAGCACCACCGCCACCCAGACCCAGCGGAAAAAACCTTGAAACACTTCCACCCACAGTTTCAAGCGGGCAGGGCCTTCCAGCGCCTTCATCGCCGCAGGACGCAAGACCATCCACGCGAAAAACATGCCGCCGACCCACACCAGGGCGGACAGGAGATGCAGGGTGTAAACGATGCCAAAAGGTGTCATTGAGGTACTCCGTTCTGCGCGGGATTAATTAGCGGGGTATGATAGCCGCCGAACCGAACCACTGAAAATTTATCCAGCGTTTTTTGCGCCCGACAATCCATGATCAGCACCGAACTCAAAACCACGATCCAGGGCGCCTACTCGCGTTTTCTCGAAGCCAAGAGCCTCAAGCCGCGCTACGGCCAACGCCTGATGATCGCCGAAATTGCCAAAGTCCTCGGTGACATCGACACCGACGACGAAGGCCGGCGCAGTGGCGACCCCGCGATTGTCGCGGTGGAAGCCGGCACCGGTACCGGCAAGACCGTGGCCTACAGCCTGGCGGCGATCCCGACCGCGAAGGCTGCAGGCAAACGCCTGGTGATCGCCACGGCCACCGTGGCCCTGCAAGAACAGATCGTCTACAAGGATCTGCCCGACCTGATGCGCAACAGCGGGCTGAATTTCAGCTTCGCCCTGGCCAAGGGCCGTGGGCGCTACATGTGCCTGTCCAAGCTCGACATGTTGCTCCAGGAAGGTCACGCACAAACCGCCACGGCGCAGCTGTTCGAGGAAGAAGGCTTCAAGATCGAGGTCGATGAGGCCAGTCAGAAGCTGTTCACCAGCATGATCGAGAAACTCGCCGGCAATAAATGGGACGGCGACCGCGACAGTTGGTCCACCGCTCTGGAAGACGCCGACTGGGCGCGCCTGACCACCGACCACAGCCAGTGCACCAACCGTCATTGCCCGAACTTCGGCCAGTGCGCCTTCTACAAGGCCCGCGAAGGCATGGGCAAGGTCGATGTCATCGTCACCAACCACGACATGGTCCTGGCCGATCTGGCATTGGGCGGCGGTGCGGTTCTGCCGGACCCGCGCGACACCATCTACGTGTTCGACGAAGGTCACCACCTGCCGGACAAGGCCATCGGCCACTTCGCTCACTACACGCGTCTGCGTTCCACCGCCGACTGGCTGGAAACCACCGCCAAGAACCTCACCAAATTGCTTGCCCAGCACCCGCTGCCGGGCGATCTGGGCAAGCTGATCGAGCAGGTGCCGGAACTGGCCCGTGAGATCAAGACCCAGCAACAGTTCATGTTTTCTGCCTGCGAACAGGTCGCCGATTTCAAACCCGGCGAAGACGTCGAAGGTCGTGAACGGCCGCGTCACCGCTTCGTCGGTGGGGTGATTCCCGAGCACATGCGCGAAATGGGCGTTGAGCTGAAGAAAGGCTTCGCCCGTCTCACCGACCTGTTTACCCGGCTCACCGAATTGCTCAAGGAAGGCATGGACGGCGAGGTCAACATCGGCATCGCCAGCAACCAGGCCGAAGAATGGTATCCGCTGTTCGGCAGCCTGTTGTCGCGTTCTTCGGGCAACTGGGAATTGTGGGTCGCGTTCACCGCAGAAGACCCGGAAGACAACCCGCCCATGGCGCGCTGGCTGACCCTGGCCGAAAGCGGTTCGCTGTTCGACATTGAGGTCAACGCCAGCCCGATCCTCGCGGCGGAAATGCTCCGGCGCAACCTGTGGAACGTCGCTTATGGGGCCCTGGTGACCTCGGCAACGCTGACCGCGCTGGGCACTTTCGACCGTTTCCGCATGCGTGCCGGCCTGCCGAAAAAGGCCGTGACCGCCGTGGTCCCGAGCCCGTTCCATCACGCCGACGCGGGTGTGTTGCGGGTGCCCGACCTGAAAGCCGACCCGCGTGATGCGCCGGCGCACACCGCCGCCATCATCCGAGACCTACCGCAACTGGTCGAAGGTTCGCGCGGCACGCTGGTGCTGTTCTCCTCGCGCAAGCAGATGCAGGACGTGTTCGACGGCCTCGACCGCGACTGGCGCAAGCAAGTGTTCATTCAAGGCAACCTGTCGAAACAGGAAACCCTGAACAAGCACAAGGCGCGGGTCGATGGTGGCGATTCCAGCGTGCTGTTCGGCCTGGCGAGTTTCGCTGAAGGGGTCGACTTGCCTGGTGCTTACTGCGAACACGTGGTGATCGCGAAGATTCCGTTCTCGGTGCCGGATGATCCGGTCGAAGCGGCACTGGCCGAATGGATCGAAGCACGGGGCGGCAATCCGTTCATGGAGATCTCCGTCCCGGACGCCTCGCTGAAACTGGTCCAGGCCTGCGGTCGCTTGCTGCGGACCGAAGAAGACCGCGGCACCATCACGTTGCTCGACCGACGCCTGGTCACCCAGCGTTACGGCAAAGCGATCCTCAATGCGTTGCCGCCATTCCGTCGAGAAATTTCCTGATACAGCGGTGGGCAAATCTGCCTGCCGCGTTGTCTATCTCTCTGCCACCGCTTTTCCATTGGCCCATTGAGGTCGTTAGGGAGAATTTCGTTCTCATGATTCGCCGTTCCTTGCCCGCCGTATTTGCCCTGTTGTTCGCAACGCCCTTGTTGGCCGCTCCGGCAGGCCAGCAGACGCTGTTCAACTTTGTGCGCCCCGCCGACGTGGTCCAGGTGGCGACTCAGGACGCCAGCCTGCCGCAATCCAATGCCGAGCAAACAGCCGAAGGCGAAGTGCTGCGTCGGGTGACGTTCAACCCTGTGGCACAGCCAACCCTGCGTTTGACTCCGCAAACCGGTGCCTGGGACTGGTCGCAGTCGGCCATGATGAGCCTGCGGATACAGAGCGCGATGAATTGGGCCGTGACCCTCTATGTGAAAATCCAGAGCAACGATGGCAAGACGCTGATCAGTCGCGTCGACCTGCCGGCCGGTCCTGCGCAGACGCTGCTGGTGCCATTGGTCGCCACTTCACCGCTGAGCCTGGGCATGAAGGCCGGGCCGCCGATGCCGATGACCGTCGACGGTCAACGTATCCTGCTGGCCAGCAGCGCCGGCGAGCTGGAGCGCAGCCAGGTGGTGTCGGTGACCTTGTCGATGGATCAGCCGAAAGTCGCCCAAAGCATCCTGCTGGAACGCTTTGGCGTGCAGGACGGCGAGGCTGTGACTCAGGCCGTTTACGGCGGTCTGGTGGACGCTTTCGGGCAATCTACCCGGGCCAAATGGCCGGAGAAGGTCGGCAGCGACGAGCAACTCAAAAGCGCCGCCGCCAAGGAACAGCAACAAACCAAAAACTGGTTGGCCGAGCGCGAGAAGGCGTCGCTGGACAAATTCGGTGGCTGGATAAAAGGCCCGTCGTTCAAGGCCAGCGGCTTTTTCCGCACCGAGAAACGTGACGGTCGCTGGTACCTCGTGACGCCGGAAGGCCATCCGTTCTACTCGCTCGGGGTCAACACCGTTACCCCGGACGTCAACCAGACCTACATCGCCGGCCGCGAGTGGATGTTCGAGGCGTTGCCAAAACCCGACGAGCCGCTGGCCAGTCACTTTGGCGAAGGCGACAACCGTGGCGGCAATGGCGTCGATCAGGGCCGTGCCTATAACGCCGGTCGCTGGTACGACTTCTATGGCGCCAACCTGCAGCGTTTGTATGGCGCCCCTTGCGCACTGGGCAGCGACACCAAGGCCGGTGTCGCCGAAGCGGCCAAGGCCGACGCAGTTGAGGCGACGGTCGAAAAAGCCGCTGAGCAACCCGTCGTGCCTGCCACCGCCGAATCCGGTGTTGCCGAAGCCGCCAAGACTGGCGCAGAGGAAGCAAAGGTCGCGAAAGCGGTCGAGCAGAAACCCGCCGAGCCCTGCACCGCGGTGATTGATGAACAACGCTGGGCCAGCCACACCCTGGATCGCCTGCAAGCCTGGGGGTTCAACACCATCGGCAACTGGAGTGCCCCGGCACTGGCCAACGCTGATCGCCTGCCCTACACCTTGCCGCTGTCAATCGTCGGCGATTACGCCAGTATCAGCACGGGCACCGACTGGTGGGGCGGCATGCCCGATCCGTTCGACCCGCGTTTCGCCATGGCCACCGAGCGTGCCGTGGCCATCGCCGCCCGCGATCATCGCGATGATCCGTGGCTGATCGGTTACTTTGCCGACAACGAACTGGCCTGGGCCGGTCCCGGCGACGACCCGAAAGCCCGCTATGCGCTGGCCTACGGCACTTTGAAAATGACCACCGACGTGCCGGCCAAGCGCGCGTTCCTCAAGCAATTGCGCGACAAATACCGCAATCAGGCAGGCCTTTCCAAAGCCTGGGGCATCGACTTGCCGGCGTGGGAATTGATGGAAGATCCGGGCTTCGTACCGCCGCTGCCAAGCGCCGAGCATCCGGAAATCGAAGCCGACTTCAAATACTTCCAGAAGGTCTTTGCCGACACGTACTTCAAAACCATTTCCGACTCGCTCAAGTGGCACGCGCCGAACCAGCTGTTGCTGGGCGGTCGCTTTGCCATTAGCACGCCGGAAGCCGTGGAATCCTGCGCGCAGTATTGCGACGTGCTGAGCTTCAACATGTACACCCTGCAACCGCAGGACGGTTACGACTTCGCGACATTGCGCAGCCTGGATAAGCCGGTGCTGATTACCGAGTTCAACTTCGGCTCCGCCGATCGTGGCCCGTTCTGGGGTGGCGTGACGCAACTGGCCAAGGAAGAAGACCGTGGCCCGGCTTACGCCAACTTCCTGAAACAGGCGCTCGGTGAACCGTCGATTGTTGGCGTGCACTGGTTCCAGTACCTCGATCAACCGGTGACCGGCCGTCTGCTGGACGGTGAAAACGGCCACTTCGGTTTGGTGGGCGTTACCGATCTGCCGTTCCAGGGCTTTGTCGACAGTGTGCGCAAGAGCAACCTGGCGGCCGTTGATCAGCTGGGCAAAGAGGCCGAGAAGGCCAGGGCTGAGGCGGATAAAGCCAGTCACGATGCCGTGGGTGGGCGAAAAGCCGAAGCCGGCAAGGGCCCGGGGCAGGGCGCCGGGCAGGCGGGCGGGCATTCAGGCAAAGGCCATTAATCGCTGAGATCCCTGTGGCGAGGGAGCTTGCTCCCGCTGGACTGCGCAGCAGGCCTTTTTTGGGGCAGCTGCGCAGCCTAGCGGGAGCAAGCTCCCTTGCCACAAAGGGTTCTGATCATTTCCATGGGCAAACCGACCGCCCAGCCCGCCCCTGTTCCCAAAACCGCCAATGGCTGGAACAATGCGGGCCACTTTGTAGAGCTTTGTCCGAGGGAGTAGCGGGTGCAGATTCAGGGTCATTACGAACTCAGGTTCGAAGCGGTGCGTGAGGCGTTCGCCGCGTTGTTCGACGATCCCCAGGAACGTGGCGCAGCGCTGTGCATCCAGGTCGGTGGCGATACCGTTGTCGATCTCTGGTCCGGCACCGCCGACAAGGATGGCCATGAGGCCTGGCACAGCGACACCATCGCCAACCTGTTCTCCTGCACCAAGACCTTCACCGCCGTCACAGCCCTGCAACTGGTGGCCGAAGGCAAGCTGCAACTGGACGCCCCGGTTGCCCGCTACTGGCCCGAATTCGCCGCCGCCGGCAAGGAATCCGTCACCCTGCGTCAATTGCTCTGCCATCAGGCCGGTCTGCCGGCGCTGCGTGAATTGCTGGCCCCCGAGGCGCTTTACGACTGGCAGGCCATGGTCGATGCCCTGGCGGCCGAATCGCCGTGGTGGACGCCGGGCACCGCGCACGGTTATGCCGCGATCACCTATGGCTGGCTGGTCGGCGAGTTGCTGCGGCGGGCTGACGGTCGTGGGCCTGGCGAGTCGATTGTTGCCCGCGTCGCCAAACCGCTGGGGCTGGATTTCCATGTCGGTCTGGCGGATGAAGAATTCCAGCGCGTGGCGCACATCGCCCGCGGCAAGGGCAACGTCGGTGATGCCGCGGCCCAGCGCTTGCTGCAAGTGACGATGCGCGAACCGACGGCCATGACCACGCGGGCCTTCACCAACCCACCGTCGGTCCTGACCAGCACCAACAAACCCGAGTGGCGGCGCATGCAGCAACCGGCGGCCAATGGCCACGGCAATGCCCGCAGCCTGGCCGGGTTCTACGCCGGCCTGCTCGACGGCAGCCTGCTGGAAAGCGAAATGCTCGACGAGCTGACCCGCGAACACAGCCTCGGCGAAGACAAGACTTTACTGACCCGGACCCGTTTCGGCCTGGGTTGCATGCTCGATCAACCGGACGTCCCCAACGCCACTTACGGCCTCG
This DNA window, taken from Pseudomonas fluorescens NCIMB 11764, encodes the following:
- a CDS encoding SEC-C metal-binding domain-containing protein; translation: MTQQPHVHGPDCNHDHDHHDHHDHDHGHVHGPNCGHAHQEPVRNALKDVGRNDPCPCGNGKKFKKCHGA
- a CDS encoding DUF6231 family protein; protein product: MISGISSRTPQQALAALLDRYAPPRLLLIGASEFPALEAFKLAHPDTCVAHAAPGPLPVELAARRFDLALVVDCLEHLPKREGLNLLGGIRNLNASRIAVLADLPASGWQETDFFSLALQASERFQRDDQVLTLFTYDLLDYKQVPDWLNSRFWANPENFGKYWW
- a CDS encoding LEA type 2 family protein yields the protein MITRRFALFLLTLLLFLGLGGCASWFSDDEPEPQVHLVKVEVVRAKLMEQRFLLFFRVDNPRDSDLTVRGLEYRIHLGDMLLTEGEHEHWFTVSPRRSAYFKVPIRTNLWPKVRDLVKLLKKPEQPIPYRLEGELETGVFIAHYVHLARKGVIIPADLIPEHTR
- a CDS encoding glutathione binding-like protein, translating into MIDLYYWTTPNGHKISIFLEEAGLPYNVHPINISQNEQFQPHFLKISPNNRIPAIVDHEPADGGEPLSLFESGAILLYLAEKTGKFLPKDLRGRQQALQWLFWQMGGLGPMAGQNHHFSQFAPEKIPYAIKRYIDETARLYGVLDKQLANNEFVAGNEYSIADMAIYPWTVSHKWQSQNLEDFPNVLRWFNHIQDRPATMKAYALAAKINPPKP
- a CDS encoding cysteine hydrolase family protein, with protein sequence MELKTNAALIIIDQQKGILEPRLGRRNNPQAEARILEVLGYWRETGRPVIHVQHLSRSPDSVFWPQQSGVEFQERFQPLAGEQLIQKQVPDAFCATGLESGLREAGIDQLVIVGVATHNSVESTARTAGNLGFETWVAEDACFTFDKADYFGNARSAEDVHAMSLGNLQGEYATVVSTAQLLNAN
- a CDS encoding collagen-like triple helix repeat-containing protein yields the protein MRKLCLLAAFISPLACAQVISVETNSLMRLPNTVSTMQLERLEVADYGTLLIPSNVTEVTVGELHLGREARIAIVPSENALELKINRAELSEGSQITARGAPGTYLKAARSGRNLNVQIKALNAPQLSLDARGGAGAPGFVGLDGANGQAPGCTWGQAGRGADGSNGSDGQPGAPGALVRLEVPRDYPAEQIKVQVAGGAGGLAGPGGKPGAGGKAKGCLVYKADGGKSGKPGVDGQPGPAGAAGSVTVQRL
- a CDS encoding OmpA family protein, with the protein product MSLLPRTLLPVLLLGGVLTGCATHSDGTAPLNQRTWPVCSVIGGLVGGGLGALESSGWAAGGAALGILTGGLICYAQDGDEDDDGVFDRRDRCPDTPANTPVEHHGCPLPQYPASVKPVQTEVITLSDAGDVLFAFNNSDLTPSMQSQLDALMPTLQSADVVSIKVIGHTDSVGSDTYNQALSERRASSVAAYLLGMGLAPNKLTSEGRGESQPVADNETDEGRAKNRRVELHINR
- a CDS encoding CopD family protein; the encoded protein is MTPFGIVYTLHLLSALVWVGGMFFAWMVLRPAAMKALEGPARLKLWVEVFQGFFRWVWVAVVLLPISGVGMIHLQYAGFEAAPRYVQVMMGLYVVMTALFIRIQALLLPELRTAVAAQDWPTGAAVLGRIRKLVGINLIVGLVLVAIAAARPMF
- a CDS encoding YchJ family protein; the protein is MSTSICPCGSGTLLDACCGHYHAGHPAPCAEALMRSRYSAYVLGLIDYLVATTLPAQQTGLDRQSISDWSAKSTWLGLEVESSEVFGGQPEHAFVTFTARWHDGSGEHSHRERSSFVQNAGHWYFIDPTVPLKAGRNDACPCASGQKFKKCCAGYFAS
- a CDS encoding OmpA family protein, encoding MSIVRTALPLVLLTSVLTGCAGLQKTDWPTCAAVGGVVGAGLGATESSAWAGYGALAIGGMAAAYCWVHGDGDEDGDGVPDSRDKCPGTPKGVQVDADGCPPPVPAPVVEEVVVVKEETIVIRDVHFQFDKATLTPSDKLVLDKVATRLKQESTTARLTVTGHTDSVGSDAYNQKLSDRRAHSVVDYLVKDGVPRSSFVSVTGAGESQPVADNKTADGRALNRRTEIKIER
- a CDS encoding DUF1145 domain-containing protein, translating into MKVFWGLGKLLTLLFWLVVLVNLMTPFVNPLHLLVNLAGGLLAFLHLLEAVFCFRSLRGRAHPWRDRLKIVFFGVFHLQTLPAPAVSKASHA
- the dinG gene encoding ATP-dependent DNA helicase DinG, yielding MISTELKTTIQGAYSRFLEAKSLKPRYGQRLMIAEIAKVLGDIDTDDEGRRSGDPAIVAVEAGTGTGKTVAYSLAAIPTAKAAGKRLVIATATVALQEQIVYKDLPDLMRNSGLNFSFALAKGRGRYMCLSKLDMLLQEGHAQTATAQLFEEEGFKIEVDEASQKLFTSMIEKLAGNKWDGDRDSWSTALEDADWARLTTDHSQCTNRHCPNFGQCAFYKAREGMGKVDVIVTNHDMVLADLALGGGAVLPDPRDTIYVFDEGHHLPDKAIGHFAHYTRLRSTADWLETTAKNLTKLLAQHPLPGDLGKLIEQVPELAREIKTQQQFMFSACEQVADFKPGEDVEGRERPRHRFVGGVIPEHMREMGVELKKGFARLTDLFTRLTELLKEGMDGEVNIGIASNQAEEWYPLFGSLLSRSSGNWELWVAFTAEDPEDNPPMARWLTLAESGSLFDIEVNASPILAAEMLRRNLWNVAYGALVTSATLTALGTFDRFRMRAGLPKKAVTAVVPSPFHHADAGVLRVPDLKADPRDAPAHTAAIIRDLPQLVEGSRGTLVLFSSRKQMQDVFDGLDRDWRKQVFIQGNLSKQETLNKHKARVDGGDSSVLFGLASFAEGVDLPGAYCEHVVIAKIPFSVPDDPVEAALAEWIEARGGNPFMEISVPDASLKLVQACGRLLRTEEDRGTITLLDRRLVTQRYGKAILNALPPFRREIS